In Solenopsis invicta isolate M01_SB chromosome 13, UNIL_Sinv_3.0, whole genome shotgun sequence, one DNA window encodes the following:
- the LOC105202942 gene encoding molybdopterin synthase catalytic subunit isoform X3, whose translation MLEYEAYESMALKEMANICDKIRSQWDVEGIAIFHRIGKVPISEASVVIAISSPHRKESLNAVEYAINTLKASVPIWKKEVYETGEPQWKENKECKWTNTLKREDIQTAADVNEKVSNKDIIDLNLIQVRANSEELNRRIESFIERKRQQVNTVNVQEFCRHSEKNDDNENSCARVDAILIRRKDSKSHVKVHRVANMWGPQTIDQSVLRKSVTNNISFNASSSFSILDDRISATEHTIGINKPVPKDIYKRLKNIEDRILYLESVSPEYKEFWMTEDTNNLTGISKSTRKRTYSIAELDLKLYELEDKYTKKMK comes from the exons ATGTTAGAATATGAAGCCTATGAATCGATGGCTTTAAAAGAGATGGCTAATATCTGTGATAAAATTCGTTCACAATGGGATGTAGAAGGCATCGCTATATTTCATCGTATTGGAAAAGTGCCGATATCTGAAGCAAGCGTTGTAATCGCGATTTCCTCTCCCCACAGAAAGGAATCATTGAATGCAGTAGAATATgctattaatacattaaaagcATCAGTCCCTATTTGGAAAAAAGAAGTGTACGAAACAGGAGAACCACAATGGAAAGAAAACAAAGAATGTAAATGGacaaata CTTTGAAGAGGGAAGATATTCAAACAGCTGCAGATGTAAATGAAAAAGTatcaaataaagatattattgatttaaatctTATACAAGTTCGAGCGAATTCAGAAGAATTAAATCGTAGGATAGAATCATTCATTGAAAGAAAACGTCAGCAAGTAAATACTGTGAATGTACAAGAATTTTGCCGCCACAG tgaaaaaaatgatgataatgaaaattCTTGTGCAAGAGTAGACGCCATTCTTATTCGACGCAAAGATTCTAAAAGTCATGTAAAag TTCACAGAGTAGCAAATATGTGGGGACCTCAAACTATCGATCAATCAGTTTTACGCAAGTCAGTTACGAATAATATAAGCTTTAATGCTTCGAGTTCTTTTTCTATATTGGATGACAGAATTTCCGCAACAGAACATACGATAGGAATTAACAAACCAGTGCCTAAAGATATTTacaaaagattgaaaaatattgaagacagaatattatatttagaaagCGTATCGCCGGAATACAAGGAATTTTGg aTGACAGAggatacaaataatttaacgGGCATTTCAAAATCTACCCGAAAAAGA aCATATTCCATAGCAGAACTCGATTTGAAGTTATACGAACTGGAAGATAAATATACCAAGAAGAtgaaataa